In Rhodamnia argentea isolate NSW1041297 chromosome 1, ASM2092103v1, whole genome shotgun sequence, the genomic window tttagatgtcaatatGGAACTAGCTCGAAGTCTTGAGACAGGAATGAGAAGCCTATAGGGTGATTCATAAGCAAGAGCTACTCTTGCATGGCCACCATCTCAAGTAGTCACTTCCAGACTAATTTTTTGGCGACTTCATCCACCTATATCGGTGACGAGGGACGCACAAGATTGGATTTATATTTTTCAGTTAAtacattttcctaatttctttCTAACAAGTTGTTTCCTAGTTTAAATTTTCAGTCTAGGATTTCTAGTTATAAATAACCCtatgctttatttttttcaatttttttttcttttgggttattTTTTCCCAAGGAAAAATTACACGATCAATGGTAAACCCGTAGCAccgatgtcaatttagttataaactttttaatttagccaattcaattccaaatcaTTGCACGAACTTCTAATGCagtcattttggtcattttttgctaaaaatCACTAAGGTCACATGGCTGTCGCTGATCATCTTACATGGCACACGGCCAAGTTAGCAATTTCCATTTCTTATGTTGCTTTTGGCGGTCCAGTAATAGATGCAAGGAGAATGACAGAGAAGAACAAGGCATTTTTGAAACGAAATTACATGCTCAAACAAAGTACTCGTACATGACAAGTTATACATAGATTGGCCCAAAACGTAGGCAACATACCCAACCTGGGACCGATCAAGCAGCCCCTTTATTCATGTCCCGTCCTACAAAGTACTCACACAGCACCTTTATTGGGGACATTGGCTAGCAGAGGGATATATGGGTTCAGTGGTTCACTATATGTGCTCCACGGCAGCAACACTCACAGTTGACATAGGTCTTCATCTTGCCCTGGCAATCAGGACACTTCACATACCCCGGGATGTCAGCAACAGTAGTCGGAATGTAGAAGTTGAGGCACGGTGGATGGTCATTGAGCCGGTTGCGGACATCCACAAAGGCCTTGTCGAAGTCTTTCCTCTCCTCCTTCACCTGCTTCTTCCAATTAGTCTCGTACTGGGACAAAACGTCTGTGACGGTGACTATCGAGTCGTTGGTCACGATCTGTGACCCCTTTGTGAGGACCGCAAAGCCACGGTCCTTCTTCAAGTTGGTGTAGAGGTTGAGGACGTCTCGCATGAGGGCTTCGCGCATGTTCTCGTCGATCTTCCAAGTCAAAATCAAGTGCATTAAGCTCCCGAGGTGTCTCCAGAAGAGCGGCATGTTGATAACCTTGCGGGAGACGAGGGGGATGCCATCTCCTTTGATCTTCTGCAGTGGCTTCTCAATGTCCTGGATTGCCTGGCCGTCCTCAGCTCCATAAAGGAGGATGTAATTCTCAGGCTTCATCTGATGAACATATGAAGCGAATGGGAgatcaatgaaaaaatttcttacagtcagcgtttttttttttttttttaaattgaggtGTCCAGGCCAGCTTGCACGCACTTCAACTATTCCTCGGGAGAGACTAGCACAGCAATCCACTGTcatggccccccacttaaatcacagGTGCTCAGCTGGAGAATTGAACCTACGACCGGTGCGCCTAACCACACAATCCTAAGTACGCCCTAACCAACCGAGCCACATATGGGTGGGTTTATGGTCGGTGTTCTTGTCCATATATTATAAAGCAAACTACAAttagtttcaaatttcaaatttttcaagaaaattctaATAGTCTGCTTAGTTCGTCTTTTTGTACAATAATTCTCTCAATGGATGCTAAATTACAATTAAACATTCTCACATCCTCCATCAGTTAGGTAAGGTCGTCTTCTAAATTGACGCAGAGCACATTTTTTCTTCATGAAGCAAAAGggtaaatgaaaaaaacaagaaaactacTTACAATTTCATGTCTGTCAGGAAAGATCTCGTCAGTCACCAAGAGCGCAAAAAAGTTACCGTCAGCCATCCAAGGGTGACCAGGGAAAAGGATAGGACCAAGTCCCCAAAACCTAGTAATGCTCATGGCATTTTGGACTGAGACTCTTCCTTGTGGATCCAACACAGTCACAGTCGTCTCTTGCCTAAGTTGCCACTCCTCCTTCATGATCTTGATGGCCAGCTTGTAGATAAGTCCCAGGGAGAACACCGAGTACCATGGCATTTGCACCCGTAACTTCTGGAACTGATCGTTCACCTCCTTGCCTTCTCGGTCAATGATCGGGACCCAGACAATCTCATAGCGGTGCTCTTTGAACTTGGGATCGCTGTAGATCTTTTTAAGGATGGAAAGGTCGTCGTGGCTCATGTTTAGGTCGGAGATCAGCACCATCACATTCTTCCTCCGCAGGGACTCCACCTGATACTTTATGTTCTGGAAGGATAAACATTGGTAACCAACATTTCAACTCCTTACCGCTAAATTCGACAAGAAAAATTTACATGAGGGTCAACCTGGTAAATACTTGCCCCCTAGGTGAAAACGAATCTTATGTCGTGATTTCAACATATCGTTGAAATAAAGTTCTTCGACAAGGAACATAAAGtttggccaaaaggaaaaatggagtGGTATTGAATTAGGGAGTTAGAAGATTGAACCAGTTCTGAGCCAATGACGAGTGGCTGAGGATCGTTCTTGATGTAAAACAAGGCCCTGATGAGCGCCACATTATCAGTAGGCTTTTTGAAAATCCGCTTTAGCCTCCGCTCCTCTTCAATTTCCTCTGCATTCAAATTGAATGCGACTAGAACGTCAGTGCAATAGTTCGAGTACAATAATCACATACCGatgagatttttaccctttttatGTTTGATAATGTCGGATTGTCCCTTGATAGCGAGGTAAATCCCGTTCACTTTCCTATCTAAGGCCGGAAGATCTTTTCCCTTGTAGCTGAAAATAACAGGAAAACAAAGggggtccaaaaaaaaaaaaaaaacaaaaccactcTCCTTTAGAATTCGAGTCcgttaaaataattttatatgataCATTTCATGTTCTCAtgcacaaataaaataaaagctgcaaagcatgtttttttttttttctcaaaagagacGTGAAAAAGGGATGAATAGTGAATCGTGACTCGTCGACCAGGCTGATGAGGCTGGTGAACTGGATCGAGCAAGCGAGGACACCGATGATGATCCGGTAAATGCTGCTCGGGAGGTCGATCATCGTGGATAGCTCGGGAAAACCTTTACTGTCATGCTCGAAGTCCACGATGCACTTTGTCATGGTCAATGTGGTCTTGATCCTTTCATTCAGATCTCCATACACTTGGATCTTTTGCCGGTTCGAGGGGTTTGTGATTGCAGGCAACCCCTTCAAGATGGCCGTTAATTCTGCGAGCTTGTCCGACGGTGGAGTTCGAGCAAGTCGCCAAAAGTCACCGTAGGATAGAGCAAGCGACGATAGGGCAATCACAGCCTTAGTGACCCACGAGTAGCTCAGCAACTCGTTGAAGAGTGACTCCAGCGTTTTGCGCACATTGTTGGTGTCTAAGGCCTTGCATGTGATCCGATGAAACGAGAATGCGAGGGATTAGGTATTTCTAAGGGAACATGGACGGTATAATCTTAATCGTAGATTTACACATCATCATTGTGTGTTTTGCGGGGATCACTTATTGATTGGAAGACCAcgtgatcagaaataattgatagtCTTGTCAGATCGTTAGGTTAGCGGCTTCCTATTTTCAAGCTATAAATGGTAGAATAGCCGAAACAAAAGCCATTCTTTATTcgaggaaaatcaatttttggaaagGGACATAACGACTTACCTGACAAGCCACTTCGTTGATTGCTGCTAAGGTTGGATTGAAGCTTTCTTTCAGTGGCTCGAATGCAGGGCTTCCATATCCTTGAGTCCCCTACAGTGTACGTATTTGTAGCCTTattgttagagagagagagaggaggaggaggaggaggaggaggagagagaggcacCTCTTTGAGTGGCTTGAATGCAGGGCTTCCAGATCCTCGAGTGCCCTACAATGTGTGTATTTGTAGACTAattgttagagagagagagagaggaggcggaggaggagagagatgcattaattaaatgatgaattttacTAGCATAATAGTTTTGGATTTTACTAACATAATAATTTATTGGTAATGAGAATAAGAACATGTTGGGGgctataaatttttgaaagagtagacctacaataatttttaattatttgtaatCTATTTTTTGTGACTCGCAACATATTATTAATCTTGCAATAGAAAAAATAACTATTATGTAAGCATTGATTTTTTGGGTGATTGCAAGAATAACAGTAGGTTGTGAGCTAGAAATTCTTAAAAGGGTTAaccccataataatttttaataaattagtattaatttttgggtaaacatcatttaattttacaagccccaaaaaaatttagaatgagAAGAATTGCTGTCCACACCGTGCATAACAATACAAgccccaaaaaaattgattgcaaGCAGATTGCTTCATGATTAGGAAATGCAAACTTTCTAGGTAAACATCATTTAATTTTACGTGTTGGAGATTTGCAATATGGTAAAGAGAAATGGGACAGCACACGCAAGATATGAAAGttttatctacttttttttgtccaaagttcTTATATGAagtggaaaattttgtaaaagttGCTGAATTTACAAACTtagttgaatgtttttttttttttttttggtaaagtactTAGTTGAATGTTTTGGTCTCTCCCCCAACCTAAAATTCTAGGTCCACCATCTTTGACAACATCTGGGATTTATTTGCCAAAACAATGGTCAAATTTACCACGGTGTACGCCATAGATACACCCTTTTGGTCGATTGCTAAGCTTACCCaaaatccgaccaaaaaataaataaataaagattacCCAAAAGAAAGACAATTTCGAAGTCTTGTCTCCCTAGCGCAAGATATACGGGGTCATTTCTGTTTTTACCTTACGGTCGACGATGGAGTCGACAATCGCAGTAGCTTCACCGAGGATTTCCTCGACGAGATGAAAGAGGGACTGGACATCCACGTCTCTTTCATCTGGAGCGTGAGTGTCCAGGATCTCCTTCATGAACGTCTGGTCGTCCAAAATGGCGAGCAGGTTGGTGAACATGTTCTGGTCAAATTGATGAGGCTTGCTGCTCTGCCGCCCAGGAGCCACAGAAATGGACTGGCCCGACATTATTTTGAATctcaaagagaagagagagtctAGGGTTTGAAGGTCTTAGAGAGAGCAAAACTAGGGAAGGAAGAAGTGTGCAGGTGATGTAGTGAGGGCAGATCCCGCTATGCCTGCGCTATTTATAGCAGCGGATGCAAGGAAAGAGACAAAAGTTGGAAGAAGATTAtgttttaagaaaatgtttatagacaaaagaaaaacaaaccgGGAAGAGGCGACCAATATCTACCAGTCTCTGCGCATTATCATAAGAGCTGCACGCTCATTACAAACATTATATGAAAGCAAAAGAGCTATTGCCAAGTCTTGATCGAGATGAGATACAAATAGACCTATCAAACGGAAGGGTTGGGTCAGATTTGGATCAGGTCATAAATGATCCGCCCAACCCAAATTGACctattaacccatttatgattaatttattaatttcctGACTCATACTCGACCCACTCATATTGGTAAtacactttcatatttatctcaatttaagaaaacttgtttcttatagcttttttttttaagaattatatttttaaaacacttctatgcaatacaaatttattaaacaacttttataattttttcaaaagataaaggaattcattattttatatattatttttattttttttcttttctttctttccttttcttttttttcctaacgAAGTCTATCGAGGGTCCGGCCCTTGCCGGTTGGATtcgtcaaaaaaagaaaaggaaaggaaagaaagaaataaaaaatgattacatggaaattatataattttaaaaaataaaacattataAAAATCCTATAGATTATTGGGTCTTTTAAATGGGTTAAGTCCACCTGAGAGTAAAAGGATAGGTGCCTCTTAAATGGGTTATCTTTAGTcaattgtaaatgggtttacaatgAACTCACTCATAACCAACTTATTTGGGCATATTTATTTTGTAGACCCATGACACCGGCCTGTTAAGTTCATTTGACCCATCTAAATGCTTATGAGTTATTAAATgggttttggacccattttgataggtgTGGACACACAGTATTCCGGCAAggatgatcctttttttttttttttttttttttttcattttttccttttcgacaGTAAGTTTTTGTGTTctgttattttgaaaattcttaaaGCAGGGTTATGCATACACAAAGCAATGTGCGTATTAATTTGGAACTAGAAACTTTAGCCCCTTGTCTATCTGCAAATTATTTTGAGACTTGTTTCTAGCTCGTGATTATTACATCTTAGATTCCCGAGATTTCTTGATCAGAGGGTTATTGTTGTTCCCGATCTCGGGATGTCTAAACTATAGAGAACACATAACTGGTTGACGAATTACAAATTTAAGCTGAGCCGATGGATTTAGAGAACAGCCGACAATAATTTCATTTTGAATTCAATGAAGTTGATAATGGTATCAAATATTTACACTAACACAACATTGACAATATTCAAAGATTTAACTTTCAACAGTAAAGTCGAGTGAGAGTTGTTAACTTATAAATCAAATTACACGTTCGTAAATCCGATCTAAGTTTGTTCCGACAATGTGAATGCTTTTGTAGGTTCTCTATTCACCGTCTAAAGAAATGACATTTCAATCACGCATTGGTGTCACAAGAAGGATGAAATGGTCGGAATTGCAAAAATGGAAATGACAAGGCATGGGCATAACTTTAAACATGACCAGGGTTAATAAATGGGCCATTACgttagtggttttttttttttttgtccaaaaccctaaaaacctccaactttagttcttgtttcaattttaatttttgtctcataaaaaatatttaactttagAGTAAATTGAAACCGGGcctaaagttgaaattttttttatgagataaaaaaagtgtAGGATGGAATTGAGACTAGacctaaaattgagattttttatgagacaaaaaatttaaattgagatAAGAGCTAAAGTTGAAGATGTTTTTAGGGTAttacactcctttttttttttttttgggtcaaacgaTATGACACATCTAAATCATTCAGCTCAGATTAATTTTCATAAATGGAGACAAACAGATTGGTTCATGTTGTAACGAATGCGAAAAGCAAACACAGAATACAAGGATTTACATTGTTCGATCAAGGAGATCTACGTTCACGGGCGAGGCAAAataagattccactataatcaaagagagcACAAATTACATAAGTCGGTCTTATCGACTGAACAAAAGCATACGGCTCACGAGTCTCTCatgtaaggaaaatcctcaaaaccaAACGAAAAAACCAtagccgcagtataaatagagcccaaaaaaattttcttggGGGCGCTGCTCCCGAACTCTCATAGAGATCTGTTCGCACCGCTATAGAGATTTGTTCACTTGCtccgagttgggcctatcgACCCAACTCTCCACGTcatgaactaaatctcaattttttctccatttttaggccgcacaaaaaaaatatgtcggATCGGGTGATGAATCGGACCGAGTATATAAAATTCAACACATATTTAACAGTTCACTTAATGTCGTTCGCAAAATATCCATGACA contains:
- the LOC115743401 gene encoding protein SIEVE ELEMENT OCCLUSION B-like; the protein is MSGQSISVAPGRQSSKPHQFDQNMFTNLLAILDDQTFMKEILDTHAPDERDVDVQSLFHLVEEILGEATAIVDSIVDRKGTRGSGSPAFKPLKEGTQGYGSPAFEPLKESFNPTLAAINEVACQITCKALDTNNVRKTLESLFNELLSYSWVTKAVIALSSLALSYGDFWRLARTPPSDKLAELTAILKGLPAITNPSNRQKIQVYGDLNERIKTTLTMTKCIVDFEHDSKGFPELSTMIDLPSSIYRIIIGVLACSIQFTSLISLVDDYKGKDLPALDRKVNGIYLAIKGQSDIIKHKKEEIEEERRLKRIFKKPTDNVALIRALFYIKNDPQPLVIGSELNIKYQVESLRRKNVMVLISDLNMSHDDLSILKKIYSDPKFKEHRYEIVWVPIIDREGKEVNDQFQKLRVQMPWYSVFSLGLIYKLAIKIMKEEWQLRQETTVTVLDPQGRVSVQNAMSITRFWGLGPILFPGHPWMADGNFFALLVTDEIFPDRHEIMKPENYILLYGAEDGQAIQDIEKPLQKIKGDGIPLVSRKVINMPLFWRHLGSLMHLILTWKIDENMREALMRDVLNLYTNLKKDRGFAVLTKGSQIVTNDSIVTVTDVLSQYETNWKKQVKEERKDFDKAFVDVRNRLNDHPPCLNFYIPTTVADIPGYVKCPDCQGKMKTYVNCECCCRGAHIVNH